The window ttaaaatacaatatatttattattattattattattatttaatttatttaattaatttattttttccacaaaataaagtcAGTTGGCTTTGTAAAGACCTGAGAGTGaattaatgatgaaataattatACTAAATAAGTAGAAGAACAAAGTCATGttaatttctttttattaattaatttattttgttggGAAAACAAGTTAAAtgtttacttaaagggatagagATAGTGTACCCAAAATGAAAAAGTTTGCTATCATTTATTCACTCATgtcatttaaaaacaataaaactgacatttttctgtgaaagatattttgaaaaatatcttcacaataaaaatattttttttgtccatTTCCATACAGTGTAAATTAATGGGCACCAAAACGGTTGGTTACCAGGatctgtttaaataataataataataataaaaacaaataaataaaaaagtaaataaaatgaataaaacaaataaaaaaaaaatcttttttttattgtatttatttatttttttccccactaaATAAAGTCAGTTGGGTTCATAAAGatttgagggtgaataaatgatgacatgattatgctaaataaataaaatgaataagtaGAAGAACAATGTAatttataaacaataaaaaagagaatatattttgaaaaatatctttACAATGCAAATAATTTTCTAAGCatctgttaaaaaaataataataataaaaatatataaataaaacaaaaaagtaaataaaatgaaaaaataaaattaagttaaatgttTACTTAAATGGATAGTGTACCCAAAATGATAAATCTGCTATCATTTATTCACTCATGTcatttaaaaacaatataaaagataatatattttgaaaaatatattttcaatgcaaatcatttttttgtccatttccattcaatgggcaccaaaactgttggttaccaacattcgttaaaaaataatatatattattttatttatttatttatttatttttccacagAATAAAGTCAGTTGAATTTGTAAagacttgagggtgaataaatgatgacatgataaaatttttgggtgaacattgGTTGTACTTTTAAATTTGAACACTTGCTTGATGATTAATAAGCGTGGACCCTATTATACCAGTAAAAAGGTTAATATTTTATACGTCACAATTAATAACCCATGTTATACACCCGTCTTGTGACCTGCAGAAGCTGATCATCGATGAGAAGAAGTTCTATCTGTTTGGGAGAAACCCCGACCACTGTGACTTTACGATAGACCACCAGTCGTGTTCACGTGTGCATGCGGCGCTGGTCTACCACAGACACCTCAAGAGAGTGTTTCTCATCGACCTCAACAGCAGTGAGTGCAGCTCCACAGACATCAGTTCAACAAATCATATCCAACAAATGCTGAGAAGAATTTTAGTGATtcaaccaaaattaaaattcttggccgaagccaaaaccgaacaaaattacacacggaacaagttttttttgtgttttccccccgtgtattttgcctttatttttcttcttcattgcatgaattaaatagccaatatttgctttttacagttttgtcttgcttttcaaaaaaaaaaaaatcatttacaaaacaacaatttaaaaaacatttacttaacactgagcatttttaacattctagtagacattatagcctaccaacaaagcacaatttcacttaaaattaataaattagtaaaataatattctttggccatttttaagacctccttcttgaatcaggcatgcgtttttaatctacaaataaatgcagccttgcttaTGAAATGAGAATGTTatatattaaaggtcccatattgtacacatttctggaggtttattttagttgttgatgtccttaagaatatatatttgcggtataagtgccaaaatccatctcaatatatttttacagctcttttttaggagctctgtcaaaaacaggtcgattttggcccatctaattaatattcatgagcctctcttctgattggccagtTGTTTTCTGAGttacgcacagccaggccaaccacaagtaactacggtcatgtatgctttagcggagcccagagccatagagagagctgatactcaacaggatatttcagaatgatcattaatgttttttctttttcaaacaccgaatgcagtaagctacataactgttgctttagtaaagcccctttcacaatgcacgctgattctggaaaattacgggaacgagcgctgtgtgaacaaaagccagaaccataaaggcagtgttatagtgatgatgcacgttatcatgcgactcttcacaacgaaaaaatacgtgcaaagtggaatgaagcggcgatcgggcagagccagctcctcactatcagcgctgaagcacagtttgttcaggttagtttagtttagtgaaacgtacgcgtcgcattacatctcacatccaaacgtcacatgtctttatgggttgtgtgtaaagcacgcacagattccggaaaacaactgtgaatgaaccaaatcaaacaactccggaacaaatcatgggacacattatccgtgtatttaccggaatcgctgtgtgaaagaggctgaagttgacgtgccactggtctcttatattcacgttgttctgaagcctgtgcaatgatgtagtttcgacatctatcgactgaacagggttttctcgacttgtttttgtgttgttgttgcttagcaatgttatggacacgatattgtctgggcttgacaaaaggagggtgggacggtggttggtgctcggggtggtgacatagcccctagacctcagttatcatgaaaaaagccaggaaatttcgattttgacaatatttttttgtcttcctttttttattttattttacagaacaacagtaaaattgcaatactaacatttatgaatgttgacttttattttggcggaaacccgcaagaagacctcagtactactttttgctgacagcagcagatttatgaatgattttcATTACGCAGATTTTCCTcatgctttggactttgaaccctggctgtagtttctttattaattaattaaatggtttaaggccatttggtgatttcagtcatcatacagtaaccagcaacaatcACCCCTTtttcttctcatggaagacatgcgatgcgatactaaacagtctctcgctgtcggcgCTTGTGATGATTTTTGCATTTTTCTCTGCCCATGTTTGCAGCTTTAGTtgcacctctatttgatcgtgtCACGTCATTGTTTGGTACAATTTTTTCTGCCTTTTTGCTTATTCCGAATAaatttggttgccgaacattcaaTGCAGCCCTAATTATTTTGGTCTCATCTTGATTTGTCCATGTTCAGCCCATGGCACATTCCTGGGCAGAATTCGCCTCGAGCCCCAGAAACCTCAGCAGGTGCCGATCGACTCGACCATGTCGTTCGGGGCATCCACACGCGTTTACACACTGAGAGAGAAACCACAGACACAGAGCAGCTCCAGCACAGGAGACAGTAAAGGAGTGGAGGACGAGGAATTGAAGGGGCTGCTGGGATTGCCAGAGGAAGAGACCGAGCTCgaggtgtgtgtgtgagtgaataaAAATTTTATATCGCAGAAtaacaaaatatgtgaccctggaccacaaaaccagtcataaggttaaattttacaaaactgagatgtatacatcatatgagtagtactcaataaataagctttctattgatgtatggtttgttaggataggacaatatttggtcgagatacatctatttgaaaatcaggaatctgagggtgcaaaaaaaatcaaaatactgagaaaatcacctttaaagttgtccaaattagtttcttaacaatgcatattactaatcaaacattacattttgatatatttacagtaggcattttacaaagaatcatcatggaacatgatctttacttaatttcctaatgatttttggcataaaagaaaaatcaaaaattttgacccatgcaatgtatttttggctattgctacaaatataccccagcaacttaagactggttttgtggtccagggtcacatattacagtgTTGTAGTTCCCAGTATCATGCAGCTGTACGTGtcccttttatttctttttatgtaATATCAAACAAATTATATCAAAGCTCATAGCATTAAAAACATATCGGTAGGCCATCTTTGGGTGTGTACGTTGATTTCTGGGTATTTTGCAGTTCTAAATGATCCTGTTTATTGAGGTTAAGACTTGAATTAAACTTAAATTTCACTTTCAGGGTTTCAAGAACTTTTGAGATTGTGATTTTCATCATAATTCAATTTTTAAATAGCCAAGTTGTGCTATTTATTCTGCCAGATATGCTGATGATGAGTGTAATGCTTATCTTGATCACAAATGACTAGAAAAGTATTATGAAATAATCTGTCAAAGTATGTTGAAACCTTCTgttgttatatatttttatttttaccctTTGTTAATTCAAAGTAAtgagtatttgtgaccctggaccacaaaaccagtcataaggctcagttttttttattttttttattgagatatatgaatgaatgaaactctataagaatgaaaatatagctgcaagcagcaattatggggcCAAGCACAATCAGAGGCAAATTAGGAATCTAAGAATGGCATGGAgtggcagaccaactgcaacaatgagtaattaaagccattttaggatggtTTTAGTCAAAATGGCTGAAATATCATAAATACAATCAATGGTAATATGAATTAATGGGATTTaccttttgaccaataggtggcactgttatcaaatcgatgtggtgtggtCAGTGTAAGGAGACTAttgcacatacaaagtttggggacaatatgtcaaagctttgcagagatacatcCTCAGACGTAGTTTGGCATCATGCCTCGAATTTGTTGCATCGCTATACAAAAACGGTTTTGTCTTATTGACACGAAATCCATGAaattttgtcagcacagtctgaagatgatctgattcaATTTTGGAGAAAATCGGACCAACGGTCTAGGAAGAgtacgaaaaagtaggttttcagcgTAAATCaatatggcggacaggaagtttggccaactatggcataattggtatctatgttgtcggcatgacccaaggaatgtCTTGAGAccacttttattacaataggctaatgcaatcaacaGTTAgcaattagcatttttggaaatgtcataatggttaatgaatgatttattactcttgaccaataggtggtgctgTTACTAATTTATGTGATGTAATTCAtgtgaggtgacaatgccacattcaaaatttggtgcaaatatcccAAAGCTTTGCAAAGATAGAGCCCCAGATGCACTTTGGCACCTTTCCAGCAAATTTATTGATGCTTTAAACGAAAGCGTTTTTGCAATTTGAcataaaatccataactttttgtcagcatggtctgaagatgatccgagtcaaatttggtgaaaatcagacaaacggtcTAGAAGAAGTTCAAAAAAGTaagttttcaacattaatcaaaatggtggacaggaagttcgggcaatttttagcataattggtatcaatgttctcggcatgacccaaatAATATTTTGagactttcattacaataagccattttcatTAGAAGTTTTTcgcatttttcaaaatttctttataacttttgaccacaaggtggtcACACAAACTTTTTGAGCACTGTCAGAGCATGGTGCTGAAGACACATACCGAGTTTCGTAACGTTATGTAAAtgtgttcgtaaaatatagcattttatgacaaaattcaagATGGCCGACGGCCAAAATgtctgacatgggaaaattggctATGGTTTGACTCGGCATGCTGGTCCGAATCTAACAAGTCTTTTtaaagttttgagatttttggccaaatcattcTGTAGTTATATGCAAAAAtacccatttttcatatctcctgaccactaggttgcactgtgccgaaacactgcaggtagcctcaggtcatgcttgttttcacacacacaaaatttggtctcaatacgccaaaccgctgcggagatatagcctcacattcaATTTTTGCGTGCTTCTTGTACAATGTGTTTGCATGCCatgaacggtttgactaatcaacttgaattccataactttttgccagcatggtctgaagatgatctgagccaattttggcgaAAATCAGATAAACTGTCTAGgacaagtttgaaaaagtaatttttgcaaactattaaaaatagaaaaaaaaaacctaaaccttAAGATTAATTTTGGACTTAATTTGACTCGGCATGACCCTGTTACGTTCATATCTGTTTTCCACTTggtttctttcattttgtttccCCCTGTAGAGCTGTGTCATTTGGTTTTACCCTCGTTATTgtcattccctgcacctgtctttgattattcccgtcacctgtgtttaatgattagttggtctttaaaagtctgtctttgagttcagtgtattgtcggtccttaatgttgcctgaagtgtgtgaagatctctgttcctgcctgttcctgccttgttcctcttgaagattgatattaaatatagttgtttgtttgaataccgtctatcgtctcgtctcgtcctgcacacacccgtaaCAGAAGGACCGACCGAAACTTGCCCTGGtttcttttctgtctttttttttttttgtatcagtgttttattttatttttttctcccctcatggatgaccccaacgtcCTCATTATCCTCTTGGAGCAGGGGaatcgctctctcgaggaccacacaagagactttgtgTTCCTCGCACCGCTGAcacattacccggacagctgcctgtgcacgttctacCGTAAGGGACTTAACACCACCACCAAAGCGCAGCtttccggggagggtcctcgagagagcatcgccgaatacatcgagtgggtgctggcgtcctgtagatcttcctggactgtcggcttcatcgaggaggacgtcagccccactcttgACCCCGACACGCAGAGCACGAACCCGAgcacaccgcggatgagggactagagccgtgagcgacagagccagagccctctccgactgatcaggtgcgtgagccggattctacatctgcgacggtggattgcgacgtggagcaggtGAGGGAagtggagagccctgcccactgcaacaccgctgggggtgagctggaagacatctctggggacttaattgacttcttTTCCGAAGTTGTGGAGTATAACACgcctgatttaatagactttttctctgaaccactggcttgcatgaacttcccccccacccgccctcttctgtctggatctgcctgttccccgctggttccgcccagccgtcctgagtccccgctggttccgcccagccgtcctgaatccccgctggttccgtccagccgtccagagtcccTGAAGTCATCagccagtccccttgctcaccctcagcccaccatctatgcagtgggctcgccgcagggctgccaTGCTACATCGGTGGcagggctggaggatccctcagctccgcctccagcctcgcaacccagatctccacctcggacctccgaccctgcggctccaccacggctctctacgccctcagctccaccgtcgcccgtcggcccaccagctccaccgggctccatcgtccttccggctccgccttggtcagtcgtcgaccatccgccgcctcgggactccactcctctggcttcgcctcatccctctgtccctccggctctgtcaggctcctccttcccgtcagcgtcgcctttgtcctctgtcgctccggctccgccgcggacctccggatctccgcctcggccgccagagcctccggttccgccttggccctccggatccgcggtgtcgccctagTCCCtcagctctccatctccgcctcgggttcctttgccaactgctccgcctctgtcggtcggccccctggagtcggcggtccttcctccaccatgactcctccctccatcggctccaccgtgggccgtcatcctggctgcgatctgggtcctgctctcctgcttcaggtccctcctgtttcttccctggctcctccctccgtcgtcgcccccctggactagGTTGACTTTTGCTTtggtccccctcccggggttgcgtcctcAACCCAAGCCTCCTCCTTTATTGACTCTGTTATCCTGTTTTGTCGCCCCTCTCGtctgttttgttttctgtctacggcgcgaggacgcgcctatgcaGAGGGTGGCGTAATGTTACGTTCATATCTGTTTTCCACTTGGTTTCTTCCATTTTGTTTCCCCCTGTTGAGCTGTGTCATTTGGTTTTACCCTCGTTATTgtcattccctgcacctgtctttgattattcccgtcacctgtgtttaatgattagttggtctttaaaagtctgtctttgagttcagtgtattgtcggtccttaatgttgtctgaagtgtgtgaagatctctgttcctgcctgttcctgccttgttcctcttgaagattgatattaaatatagttgtttgtttgaataccgtctatcgtctcgtctcgtcctacACACACCCGTAACAGACCCAaggatttagagaaaaaaaatttGCCTTCTGTGCCATACGGTTCAAAATTTAtttgcataaacatgagtgaaattttggacaagtggtggcgctagagagtttgagttagaaacTCCAAATTTGAAGTGGTTAATCTTGACACTGTCCTCTGTCATTGTACCAAATTACACAAccttcccgcaagcggttctatgggctgccatagactcaagagtggAAGAAGAAACGGAAAAAAAAGAAGTGCTTGGCCCGTAATAAAGCTGAAAatataagctttcaattgatgtatgggttgttagtataggacaatatttgatttgatagatacaactatttgaaaatcgggaataaaaaaaaaaagacctttaaagttgtttagtTGGATATCTTAgatatgcatattactaatcaaaagttaagttttgatatagtaggacatgtacaaaatatctacatTGAACATggtctttgcttaatatcctaatggtttatggcataaaaaaaacaattcttgataattttga of the Garra rufa chromosome 17, GarRuf1.0, whole genome shotgun sequence genome contains:
- the LOC141289311 gene encoding nuclear inhibitor of protein phosphatase 1-like, with the protein product MAANASTNTAVFDCPSWAGKPPPGLHLDVVKGDKLIEKLIIDEKKFYLFGRNPDHCDFTIDHQSCSRVHAALVYHRHLKRVFLIDLNSTHGTFLGRIRLEPQKPQQVPIDSTMSFGASTRVYTLREKPQTQSSSSTGDSKGVEDEELKGLLGLPEEETELENLTEFNTAHNKRISTLTIEEGNLEIQRPKRKRRSSRVSFSEDEEIINPEDVDPSVGRFRNMVQTAVVPIKLS